The Scatophagus argus isolate fScaArg1 chromosome 20, fScaArg1.pri, whole genome shotgun sequence genome window below encodes:
- the LOC124051848 gene encoding low-density lipoprotein receptor-related protein 2-like isoform X2: MDLSQFIYSIFLASQIISRGQILGCNQGQWQCDDGNCIPDVWICDGAGDCLDGSDEMDCTVLPGSSECPQGQFPCVDTVGCVEASARCDGQIQCPTGSDEENCTATGGCLKSDWTCRNHICIPRELRCNGLNDCLDNSDEEDCVQCGENGIRCPEGTCLSAEERCDGQVHCSDGSDEPITCGRICSMNNGGCSHVCVDEAWGALCSCPDGYKLSPNGAVCEDLDECAPPFAPCMHHCTNTVGSYYCHCRDGYKLDGNSTCVAIGDTIRLLTVQRKSIGLLSVKSQQFEVIHTPVFDPVALTFDFARGWYYWADNQGSIYRSDGQHSSTFYTGEPGIKGLACDWLNGNVFWTNQKTESIYMQTPDGKSYTTVLSKNISPSELVLIPVESLMFWINAGHGDRVTIEKSWMDGSERSSLTALTAQSAHSLTADVAARRLYWISDFKKSIETVKMDGTGRFSITGLFNRRPALSLAVFESSFYWVDDKGLWQVPQNQPDQKKFISKAPLPILAVYHKLQQPQGSSACANTPCHLCQLTKGNPLGFTCTCPNSKVLLPDGTCEYPRFIYATISTISVLEFRDSEFTKIQLFTTDEGILSFDLDWYRNWLYWANQTGHIQRTSLTQVKTEVVPTPLPVCLIKVDQRRGSLYWVSCDQNIIGTSMADGQYPQHLYRTTKEIRDLYLDWLKGGIVWLEEERILTMSMMGGKAKELLQLAGGVRGSIAFDLRASSLLWNSKWAGLITMSLLQARSHQAGRRWNISGSIIAAFEPYLLSMSDDVMTLWDRRDGNAIQDVSVRGHVLSVVTALGDIHTVPNTPVCSEPYVLCRHTSVCLSQAQLCDGKKDCPGGDDEESCVSTCPSEDDFKCKDLRSCISKDLICDGRSHCHDGSDEVNCPTVASPAAQANILKCRVGSKPCEDSTECVLYSHVCDGEEDCQDGSDELGCDATEQTMTPKKLNMDPNEVPLATKLPASTVPACSRPSVLCPRSSVHICISPSQFCNGRKDCPDGFDEQNCVTRCSSKNDFRCKDRRSCISKSLVCDGRSHCQDGSDEVNCPSVAPPAARTIALKCRVGSRLCRDGTECVLFSHVCDGERDCRDGSDEEECATENLPVEPLTEPSCTSPSVLCPGSSLCINPSQFCDGKKDCSDGSDEDCVKRCPDKTDFLCKDRRSCISKSLVCDGRSHCLDGSDEVNCPNVTRPAAQTNFPKCRTGSKLCKDGTECVLYSHVCDGENDCMDGSDEQGCSETCKQGEFQCSHGKMCIPKAQVCDGKPQCRDQSDELDCGERTKSCEHQCADGNRCIPNKFLCDGEKDCLDGTDEVGCDPVIATTSESPVLTSTSACITPSVLCPGSSKCISQKQLCDGQQDCPDGFDEENCVVQCKNPDDFLCSDRRACVPRVQVCDGRAHCPDGSDEKQCQSADPTGPPSLNMLDVRSAPLRCRNGFRPCKDGLECVMHSHVCDGERDCQDGSDEEECASQCKAAEFQCAHGNRCIPPEQVCDGKNDCQDRSDEMDCSGMTEGCHRRCDNNTRCIPETFLCDGERDCADGSDEEKCGLVACATNQYRCASGQCVSEGLRCDGYADCSDHSDEVDCKRPPRCPAQLRCPNSHECLQREWLCDGEDDCKDGSDEKNCVSPPAKCREYQWQCGESSQCIPPSWRCDGRKDCHNGIDEDKCTQRKCPFHLYQCGSGECLDPSLVCNGFTNCADSSDEGAGCVQRNCSSPSAPQCDRCVSTPNGPRCYCAAGFKVHPSTASCVDVDECNAVLHAACKHICLNTIGSYICHCHPGFYLEPDNKSCKTKDEPLLLASVQSELLLLGVHSGTLRLLSSASRPVFSLDYHWTQHRVYWLSPDYQSIRWADMKNSNNKGTLIKGVKSDFIAVDWVGKNLYWVDGLVGQILAVKLSSTTLRSQDYTVVLGEDLEQPSSLVLLPHRGLMLWSEIGSTPQIERSWMDGSKRKVVVSRDLSWPVSLAYDLLDNRVYWADEKLRCIGSASLDGDNVKILQLVETPNPFSVAVFNDRVFWSDTKRRTIRSADKNTGKDQKVLLKRPGQPFGLKLMHALSQPIISNPCDQLHCSHLCLLVPAVRARSGTPGLQGAPAVSEPMAVCRCPKGMLLSKDKITCSLPMESTFILLLSRMTVYQIYLHSMHRDGVALKKMPPSRVLTLPGVTEAAGLDVSIKELSLYVADSQKGSVDVLKLNSSKSRQELKPSGQILKLRDGSVTALAVDWVTSNLYWSSTERPDLQVTSRHNGYTTSLLQGSLKGTTSIALHPVSGRLCYTAIVVAGGKSQTEVSCAWMDGRNKVVLWRKSSIPTSLVFSNQGSVIYWADTGEGVISSIGVDGSGYKQYKTGPGLLISFTRTNNILLWVTLDKDVTKLWFSDGLQPNQLWFETKTTLMEVRAYSVDSQSGTNSCSNNNGGCFQLCLAYPGGRTCKCGHGFSYVNATSCAVPLDCPFGQESCFDGSKCIDSSGFCDGHVDCPDRSDEQDCPNTNSATFGAKAGDVRPPQFTSPSHPNSQKNSVVSVKKHPTSCELLNCHGHGSCITEAKVTRCQCMAGYKGEFCEDTETGRNHVAVILGVFCLIAGLMAAAFIFAKRRAWASIRSRSMEKETLMANMGLPFEHCDSDSEELDSPVDMKNPPLELQSLQLK; encoded by the exons TGCGATGGACAAATCCAGTGTCCCACCGGCTCAGATGAGGAGAACTGCACCGCTACTGGGGGCTGCCTGAAGTCTGACTGGACTTGTCGAAACCACATCTGTATCCCCAGAGAGCTGCGCTGCAACGGACTGAATGACTGCTTGGACAACTCTGACGAAGAGGACTGTG TTCAGTGTGGTGAGAATGGCATACGTTGTCCAGAGGGgacatgtctgtctgctgaagAGAGGTGTGATGGACAGGTACACTGCTCAGATGGCAGCGATGAGCCCATAACCTGCG GTCGTATTTGCTCCATGAACAACGGTGGCTGTAGCCATGTGTGTGTCGATGAGGCCTGGGGAGCTCTGTGTTCCTGTCCTGATGGATATAAGCTCTCTCCCAATGGAGCAGTCTGCGAAG ATTTGGATGAATGTGCTCCACCCTTTGCTCCCTGTATGCATCACTGCACTAACACGGTCGGATCCTACTATTGCCACTGCAGAGACGGATATAAACTGGATGGAAACTCCACATGTGTGGCTATAG GTGATACTATCAGATTGCTTACAGTGCAGAGGAAATCCATTGGGCTGTTGAGTGTGAAATCTCAACAGTTTGAAGTTATCCACACTCCAGTGTTTGACCCAGTGGCTTTGACCTTTGATTTTGCACGAGGCTGGTACTACTGGGCTGACAACCAGGGCAGCATTTACAGAAGTGATGGACAGCACAGCTCGACATTCTATACTG GGGAACCTGGAATCAAGGGTCTAGCCTGCGATTGGCTGAATGGAAACGTGTTTTGGACAAATCAGAAGACGGAATCAATCTACATGCAGACACCTGATGGGAAAAGTTACACTACAGTGCTGAGCAAAAACATCAGTCCATCAGAGCTGGTGCTTATACCTGTGGAGAG CTTGATGTTCTGGATCAATGCCGGCCACGGGGACAGAGTGACGATAGAGAAGTCGTGGATGGACGGGTCGGAAAGAAGCTCTCTGACTGCGCTCACGGCTCAGTCCGCCCACAGTCTCACTGCTGACGTGGCAGCCAGGAGGCTCTACTGGATCAGCGACTTCAAGAAG TCTATAGAGACGGTGAAGATGGATGGGACTGGCCGTTTCTCCATCACAGGACTGTTCAACAGGAGACCAGCTCTAAGTCTGGCTGTGTTTGAAAGTTCTTTCTACTGGGTGGATGATAAAGGACTGTGGCAGGTTCCACAGAACCAACCAGACCAAAAGAAATTCATCTCGAAGGCCCCTCTGCCAATATTAGCTGTCTACCACAAGCTACAGCAGCCTCAAG GTTCTTCTGCATGTGCAAATACCCCATGTCACCTCTGCCAGCTGACTAAAGGCAACCCCCTCGGTTTCACCTGCACCTGTCCAAACTCCAAAGTACTGCTGCCTGATGGGacatgtgaat ATCCAAGGTTTATATACGCTACCATTTCCACCATCAGCGTGTTGGAGTTTAGAGACAGTGAGTTCACTAAAATCCAGCTGTTCACCACTGATGAAGGCATCCTGTCATTTGATCTGGACTGGTACAGAAACTGGCTATACTGGGCTAACCAAACTGGCCATATCCAACGCACCAGTCTAACCCAGGTCAAGACTGAGGTCGTACCAACACCTTTGCCAG TTTGTCTGATAAAAGTAGACCAAAGAAGAGGGAGCCTTTATTGGGTGTCATGTGATCAAAACATCATTGGTACATCCATGGCTGACGGTCAATACCCACAGCATCTGTACCGTACAACAAAGGAGATTCGAGATCTGTACCTGGACTGGTTGAAGGGTGGTATCGTGTGGCTTGAGGAAGAGCGAATCCTCACCATGAGCATGATGGGAGGCAAAGCCAAAGAGCTGCTACAGCTAGCAGGAGGAGTCAGAGGGAGCATCGCATTCGACCTCAGGGCGAGCAGTCTCCTCTGGAACTCAAAATGGGCAG gtttGATAACAATGAGTTTGCTGCAGGCAAGAAGCCACCAAGCTGGAAGGAGATGGAACATTTCAGGCTCGATCATCGCTGCCTTCGAGCCCTATCTGTTATCCAtgtctgatgatgtcatgactCTGTGGGACCGACGTGACGGGAACGCCATCCAGGATGTGTCAGTGAGAGGTCATGTGTTGAGTGTAGTCACTGCACTCGGTGACATTCATACAG TGCCCAATACTCCAGTCTGCAGTGAACCCTATGTGCTGTGCCGACACACATCGGTCTGCCTCTCACAAGCCCAGCTGTGTGATGGGAAAAAGGACTGCCCTGGTGGAGATGATGAGGAGTCTTGTGTAAGCACATGTCCATCCGAAG ACGATTTCAAGTGCAAGGACCTTAGGAGCTGCATCTCCAAGGATCTCATCTGTGACGGCCGCTCTCATTGTCACGACGGCTCAGATGAGGTCAACTGTCCAACCGTAgcttcacctgcagctcagGCAAACATCCTGAAGTGTCGCGTGGGTTCTAAGCCTTGTGAAGACAGCACAGAGTGTGTTTTATACAGCCACGTGTGTGATGGGGAGGAAGATTGTCAGGATGGATCAGATGAACTGGGATGTG ATGCCACAGAACAGACCATGACTccaaaaaaactaaatatgGATCCAAACGAAGTGCCACTTGCTACCAAACTTCCTGCTTCGACTGTGCCGGCCTGCAGCAGGCCCTCTGTGCTCTGTCCTCGTTCTTCTGTCCACATCTGCATTTCTCCGAGCCAGTTTTGCAACGGGCGAAAAGACTGTCCTGATGGCTTTGATGAACAGAACTGTGTGACAAGATGTTCCTCAAAAA ATGACTTCCGCTGCAAAGACCGTAGGAGCTGCATCTCCAAGAGTCTGGTTTGTGACGGCCGCTCTCATTGTCAAGATGGGTCAGATGAAGTCAACTGCCCGAGTGTcgctcctcctgcagctcgAACAATCGCCCTGAAGTGTCGTGTGGGTTCCAGACTGTGTCGAGATGGGACAGAATGTGTCCTCTTCAGTCATGTTTGTGATGGAGAGCGAGACTGCCGAGACGGATCAGACGAAGAAGAATGTG CTACAGAAAACTTACCTGTCGAACCCCTTACCGAGCCGTCCTGCACCAGTCCTTCAGTTCTGTGTCCGGGTTCATCTTTATGCATCAACCCATCTCAGTTTTGTGATGGAAAGAAAGACTGCTCTGATGGATCTGATGAGGACTGTGTGAAAAGATGCCCTGACAAGA ctgatTTTCTCTGCAAGGACCGCAGGAGCTGCATCTCCAAGAGTCTGGTGTGCGATGGCCGCTCTCATTGCCTTGATGGCTCAGACGAGGTCAACTGTCCCAATGTAACTCGTCCTGCAGCTCAAACAAACTTCCCAAAGTGTCGTACGGGCTCAAAGCTGTGTAAAGATGGCACAGAGTGCGTTTTATACAGCCATGTATGTGATGGAGAGAATGACTGTATGGATGGATCGGATGAACAGGGATGCTCAGAAACCTGCAAACAAG GTGAGTTTCAGTGCTCTCATGGGAAGATGTGCATCCCTAAGGCTCAGGTCTGTGATGGAAAGCCACAGTGTCGGGACCAGTCTGATGAACTTGACTGCGGGGAGCGAACCAAGAGCTGCGAGCATCAGTGCGCTGATGGCAATCGCTGCATCCCAAACAAATTCCTGTGCGATGGAGAGAAAGACTGCCTGGATGGCACAGATGAGGTTGGCTGTG ACCCTGTTATTGCCACAACATCAGAATCTCCTGTCCTCACTTCCACATCAGCTTGCATCACTCCGTCAGTTCTTTGTCCAGGTTCATCAAAGTGTATCTCTCAAAAGCAGCTGTGTGATGGACAGCAAGACTGTCCTGATGGGTTCGATGAAGAGAACTGCGTGGTCCAGTGCAAAAACCCAG ATGACTTCTTGTGCAGCGACCGGAGGGCATGTGTCCCAAGAGTGCAAGTGTGCGACGGTCGTGCCCACTGTCCTGACGGCTCAGATGAGAAGCAGTGTCAATCAGCTGATCCTACCGGTCCCC CCTCCCTCAATATGCTCGATGTCAGATCAGCCCCACTGAGGTGCCGCAACGGATTCAGGCCATGTAAAGATGGCCTGGAGTGTGTTATGCACAGCCACGTGTGTGACGGAGAGAGGGACTGCCAGGATGGATCAGACGAAGAAGAATGTGCCTCTCAGTGCAAAGCAG CTGAGTTCCAGTGTGCTCATGGAAACAGATGCATCCCACCAGAGCAGGTGTGTGACGGGAAGAACGACTGTCAAGACCGATCTGATGAAATGGACTGTTCAGGTATGACTGAGGGATGCCATCGGCGCTGTGATAACAATACTCGCTGTATACCAGAGACCTTCCTGTGTGACGGCGAGAGAGACTGCGCCGATGGGTCAGATGAGGAAAAATGTG gTTTGGTGGCCTGTGCGACTAACCAGTATCGCTGTGCTagtggtcagtgtgtgtcagaaggCCTGAGATGTGATGGATATGCAGACTGCAGTGATCACTCAGACGAGGTGGATTGCAAAAGACCCCCACGCTGCCCGGCACAGCTCCGATGCCCAAATAGCCATGAGTGCCTGCAGAGAGAGTGGCTCTGTGATGGCGAGGATGACTGCAAAGATGGGTCAGATGAGAAG AACTGTGTGTCACCACCGGCAAAGTGCAGGGAATATCAGTGGCAGTGTGGAGAAAGCAGTCAGTGCATCCCTCCATCCTGGAGGTGTGATGGGAGGAAGGACTGTCACAACGGCATAGATGAGGACAAAT GCACTCAGAGAAAATGCCCCTTTCATCTTTACCAGTGTGGCAGTGGTGAGTGTTTGGACCCCAGTCTGGTGTGTAACGGCTTTACCAACTGTGCCGACAGTTCAGATGAGGGCGCAGGATGTGTTCAACGCAACTGCTCCAGCCCATCAGCTCCTCAGTGTGACCGCTGTGTCAGCACCCCAAATGGCCCG AGGTGCTACTGTGCTGCAGGTTTCAAAGTGCACCCCAGTACAGCATCCTGTGTGGACGTTGATGAGTGCAATGCAGTGCTTCATGCTGCATGTAAACACATCTGCCTGAACACTATTGGCTCCTACATCTGCCATTGTCACCCTGGTTTCTACCTAGAGCCTGACAACAAAAGCTGCAAGACAAAAG ACGAACCTTTGCTTCTGGCGTCTGTGCAGTCTGAGCTGTTACTACTAGGAGTCCACAGTGGCACCTTGCGTCTTTTGTCTTCTGCCAGTCGCCCAGTCTTCTCACTGGATTATCACTGGACTCAGCATAGAGTTTACTGGCTAAGCCCTGACTACCAGAGCATCCGCTGGGCTGACATGAAAAACTCAAACAACAAAGGGACACTTATCAAAG GGGTGAAGTCGGATTTCATCGCTGTGGACTGGGTTGGTAAGAACCTGTACTGGGTGGATGGACTAGTGGGCCAGATTCTGGCTGTGAAGCTCAGCAGTACCACACTGAGATCTCAGGACTACACTGTGGTCCTGGGTGAAGATCTAGAGCAGCCGAGCTCATTGGTCTTGCTTCCGCATAGAGG GTTGATGCTTTGGTCTGAGATTGGCAGCACCCCTCAAATTGAACGTTCTTGGATGGATGGTTCGAAAAGGAAGGTGGTGGTGAGTCGAGACTTGAGCTGGCCAGTCAGTCTGGCCTATGACCTTCTGGACAACAGGGTGTATTGGGCTGATGAGAAACTGCGCTGCATCGGCTCGGCTTCTCTGGATGGAGATAACGTCAAG ATCCTCCAGTTAGTCGAAACACCGAATCCTTTCTCTGTGGCGGTCTTCAATGACAGAGTCTTCTGGTCTGacacaaaaagaagaacaatCCGCTCTGCTGACAAGAACACTGGCAAAGATCAAAAAGTTCTTCTCAAGAGACCAGGGCAACCATTTGGACTAAAA ctgATGCATGCCCTCTCCCAACCCATCATATCCAACCCTTGTGACCAGCTACACTGCTCCCACCTCTGCCTCCTGGTCCCGGCGGTGAGAGCCAGGTCTGGAACACCAGGGTTGCAGGGAGCTCCAGCAGTGAGTGAGCCTATGGCAGTTTGTCGATGCCCAAAGGGGATGCTACTTTCTAAGGACAAGATCACCTGCTCTCTGCCCATGGAGTCAACTTTCATCCTGCTTTTGTCTCGTATGACAGTCTACCAG ATTTACTTGCACTCCATGCATCGTGATGGCGTTGCTCTGAAAAAAATGCCCCCCAGCAGAGTTTTAACCCTTCCTGGGGTAACTGAGGCTGCAGGACTGGATGTGTCCATCAAGGAACTTTCTCTGTATGTAGCTGATTCACAAAAAGGATCTGTGGATGTGTTGAAACTGAACAGCTCTAAGTCGAGACAGGAACTGAAACCCTCTGGACAGATCTTAAAGCTGAGG GATGGCTCAGTCACGGCTCTGGCAGTGGACTGGGTGACTTCCAACCTCTACTGGAGCAGCACAGAGAGGCCTGATCTCCAAGTGACCTCCCGCCATAACGGCTACACCACCTCTCTTCTGCAGGGGTCACTGAAG GGCACCACATCCATTGCACTGCATCCTGTCTCGGGACGACTTTGCTACACAGCAATCGTTGTAGCAGGTGGGAAGAGTCAGACAGAAGTGAGCTGCGCTTGGATGGACGGCCGTAACAAAGTAGTGCTGTGGAGGAAGTCGAGCATCCCCACCTCACTGGTCTTTTCCAATCAAGGATCTGTGATCTACTGGGCTGACACAG GTGAGGGTGTAATCAGCTCTATTGGAGTAGATGGGTCAGGATATAAACAGTACAAAACAGGGCCAGGTCTCCTCATCTCCTTCACGCGTACCAATAACATCCTCCTCTGGGTCACCCTGGACAAAG ATGTGACCAAACTGTGGTTCAGTGATGGTCTCCAACCTAACCAGCTGTGGTTTGAGACAAAGACCACCCTGATGGAAGTCAGAGCCTACAGTGTAGACAGTCAGTCAG GGACTAATagctgctccaacaacaacGGAGGATGTTTCCAACTGTGCTTGGCGTATCCCGGAGGTCGGACGTGTAAATGCGGCCACGGCTTCTCCTATGTCAATGCCACTTCCTGTGCTGTGCCCCTTGACTGTCCGTTTGGGCAAGAGTCTTGCTTTGATGGAAGCAAGTGTATTGACAGCAGCGGGTTCTGTGACGGACATGTGGACTGTCCAGACCGGTCAGATGAGCAGGACT GTCCAAACACAAACTCTGCCACCTTCGGGGCCAAAGCCGGTGATGTTCGCCCTCCCCAGTTTACGTCCCCGAGTCACCCCAATTCCCAGAAGAACTCTGTTGTTTCAGTTAAAAAACACCCCACTTCCTGTGAGCTCCTAAATTGCCACGGTCACGGCAGCTGCATCACAGAAGCCAAAGTCACTCGCTGCCAGTGTATGGCTGGTTACAAAGGAGAGTTCTGTGAAGATACAGAGACTGGAAGAAACCACGTGGCTGTGATCTTGGGTGTCTTCTGTCTCATTGCAGGATTGAtggctgctgcttttatttttgctaaaaG GAGAGCCTGGGCATCCATCAGAAGCAGATCCATGGAGAAAGAAACTCTGATGGCCAATATGGGCTTGCCTTTTGAACACTGCGATTCAGACTCTGAG GAGCTCGATTCCCCAGTAGACATGAAGAACCCACCACTAGAgttacagtcactgcagctCAAATAA